The following coding sequences are from one bacterium window:
- a CDS encoding amidohydrolase family protein, whose translation AADKAAALGSRSWNPAVRPQLKAATLFKADSAAAGSFRKAGFAAALTFPPEGIFRGAGALVLLDGREADESILRPEAAQAAAFSKGSLNQGYGPETYPASEMGAIALIRQSLLDARWYGAARAAYDRHPAGQSAPETDLALAALGPYAEGKSPFLFACGDELDILRAAKICREFGLKGWALGAGTEYRRASEVAASGLGLILPLDFPEVPDLSQRERELDVSLRELKRWDAAPENPARLLKAGARFALSAHGLEKPEQFLDKLRLAVRRGLDRDSALAALTTVPAARLGMDKTLGRLDKGYLASFILVEGDLFDKGRVLETWVAGERFEILAQPPVDPRGKWQVSLRDGVTAQVEIGGQAPKFSATAEVQGRKLKASTVALEERRLSLAFPTDSLGRPGVARLWAILAADTLRGEGVEADGSTFAWSALRTAPAEPKPDSAKDKPVSPALFGTVYPDGAFGWSTPPEQPADLLVKNAVIWTCGPAGKLEGADLLVHAGKIVKVGKGLTAPAGATVVDAAGRHVTPGIIDAHSHLAIAGGVNEGTHALVSEVRIEDVIDPDDIDIYRQLAGGTTMALLIHGSANPIGGQTSLVKLRWGELPERMIFDAQQPAIKFALGENVKQNYLPDQYARRYPRSRMGVEQFMLDSFQAARDYRSRWKIYEEQRKKQPDLVPPRRDLRQEALLEVLDGKRQVQCHSYRQDEILAMMRVAEREGFRIGMFIHVLEGYKVADELARHGAYPTTFSDWWAYKAEVVDAIPYNGALMRAQGCTVSFNSDNDELGRRLNYEAAKAVKYGGVPPEEALKFVTLNPAIQLGVAARVGSLEPGKDADFVIWSGDPLSVYSHCEQTWLDGRRFFDRTEDSRMRLTVESQRAALIQKILRSGGEK comes from the coding sequence GCGGCGGACAAGGCCGCCGCTCTGGGCAGCCGGAGCTGGAACCCGGCGGTGCGGCCCCAGCTTAAGGCCGCCACTCTTTTCAAGGCGGACAGTGCGGCCGCCGGCTCGTTCCGCAAGGCCGGGTTCGCCGCGGCGCTCACGTTCCCGCCCGAGGGTATTTTCCGCGGGGCCGGGGCGCTGGTGCTGCTGGACGGCCGCGAGGCGGACGAGTCCATCCTGCGGCCCGAGGCGGCCCAGGCTGCGGCATTCAGCAAGGGCAGCCTGAACCAGGGCTACGGCCCCGAGACCTATCCGGCCTCGGAGATGGGCGCGATCGCCCTGATCCGCCAGAGCCTTCTGGACGCCCGCTGGTACGGCGCGGCCCGCGCCGCCTACGACCGTCACCCGGCGGGGCAGAGCGCCCCGGAAACCGACCTGGCCCTGGCGGCCCTGGGGCCGTACGCGGAGGGCAAAAGCCCGTTCTTATTCGCGTGCGGCGATGAGCTGGACATCCTGCGCGCGGCCAAGATCTGCCGCGAGTTCGGCCTCAAGGGCTGGGCCCTGGGCGCGGGCACCGAATACCGCCGCGCCTCCGAAGTGGCCGCCAGCGGCCTGGGCCTGATCCTGCCGCTCGATTTCCCCGAGGTCCCCGACCTGTCGCAACGCGAGCGCGAGCTTGACGTAAGCCTGCGCGAGCTGAAGCGCTGGGACGCCGCCCCGGAGAACCCGGCCCGTCTCCTCAAGGCCGGGGCGCGGTTCGCCCTGAGCGCCCATGGATTAGAGAAGCCCGAGCAGTTCCTGGACAAGCTGCGCCTGGCCGTGCGCCGCGGCCTGGACCGCGACTCCGCCCTGGCCGCCCTGACCACGGTGCCGGCCGCGCGCCTGGGGATGGACAAGACCCTCGGCCGCCTGGACAAGGGCTACCTGGCCAGTTTCATCCTGGTGGAGGGTGACCTGTTCGACAAGGGACGGGTGCTCGAAACCTGGGTCGCGGGCGAACGTTTCGAAATCCTGGCCCAGCCCCCGGTGGACCCGCGCGGCAAGTGGCAGGTGAGCCTCAGGGACGGTGTCACGGCGCAGGTGGAGATCGGCGGACAGGCGCCCAAGTTCAGCGCCACGGCCGAGGTCCAGGGCCGCAAGCTCAAGGCCTCGACCGTGGCCCTGGAAGAGCGCCGCCTCAGCCTCGCTTTCCCCACCGACTCGCTGGGACGGCCCGGCGTGGCCCGCCTCTGGGCCATCCTGGCCGCGGACACCCTGCGCGGAGAGGGCGTGGAGGCGGACGGCTCCACCTTTGCCTGGAGCGCCCTGCGCACCGCGCCAGCCGAGCCGAAACCCGACAGCGCCAAGGATAAGCCGGTGAGCCCGGCCCTGTTCGGGACAGTCTACCCGGACGGCGCTTTCGGCTGGAGCACCCCGCCGGAGCAGCCTGCCGACCTGCTGGTGAAAAACGCGGTGATCTGGACCTGCGGCCCGGCTGGGAAGCTGGAGGGGGCCGACCTTCTGGTCCACGCCGGGAAGATAGTGAAAGTGGGCAAAGGCCTGACCGCTCCAGCCGGCGCTACCGTGGTCGACGCCGCCGGGCGGCATGTCACCCCGGGGATCATCGACGCCCACTCGCACCTGGCTATCGCCGGCGGGGTGAACGAGGGCACCCACGCCCTGGTGAGCGAGGTGCGCATCGAGGACGTGATCGACCCGGATGACATCGACATCTACCGTCAGCTTGCCGGCGGCACCACCATGGCCCTGCTGATCCACGGCTCGGCCAACCCCATCGGCGGCCAGACCAGCCTGGTCAAGCTGCGCTGGGGCGAGCTGCCCGAGAGGATGATATTCGACGCCCAGCAGCCGGCGATCAAGTTCGCCCTGGGCGAAAACGTGAAGCAGAACTACCTTCCCGACCAGTACGCCCGCCGCTACCCGCGCTCGCGCATGGGGGTGGAGCAGTTCATGCTGGACTCGTTCCAGGCGGCCCGCGACTATCGCAGCCGCTGGAAGATCTACGAGGAGCAGCGCAAGAAACAGCCGGATTTAGTGCCGCCGCGCCGCGACCTGCGCCAGGAGGCCCTTCTGGAGGTGCTGGACGGCAAGCGGCAGGTGCAGTGCCACTCCTACCGTCAGGACGAGATACTGGCAATGATGAGAGTGGCCGAGCGCGAGGGGTTCCGGATCGGGATGTTCATCCACGTGCTGGAGGGCTACAAGGTAGCGGATGAGCTGGCCCGCCACGGCGCCTACCCCACCACTTTCAGCGACTGGTGGGCCTACAAGGCCGAGGTGGTGGACGCCATCCCGTATAACGGCGCTCTGATGCGGGCCCAGGGCTGCACGGTCAGTTTCAACTCCGACAACGACGAGCTGGGGCGGCGGCTGAATTATGAAGCGGCCAAGGCGGTCAAGTACGGCGGCGTGCCGCCCGAGGAGGCGCTCAAGTTCGTCACCCTCAACCCGGCGATCCAGCTTGGAGTGGCCGCGCGCGTGGGCAGCCTGGAGCCGGGCAAGGACGCCGATTTCGTGATCTGGAGCGGCGACCCGCTCTCGGTGTACTCGCACTGCGAGCAGACCTGGCTGGACGGCCGGCGCTTCTTCGACCGGACTGAGGACAGCCGTATGCGGCTCACGGTGGAATCGCAGCGCGCCGCCCTGATCCAGAAAATCCTGCGCTCCGGGGGTGAGAAATGA
- a CDS encoding amidohydrolase family protein produces MMRRCLSSVLVLCLAAFSAAAASEQIPAPPQGAPVALVGATLHPVSGPAIEGGTILFDKGKIVALGREVALPADAVRIDAAGKHVWPALIQAVSYLGLVETGAVTPTVDSHEIGQVNPNVRAERAINPDSERFPVTRANGVGLAATLPEGGLLAGMGALIRLDGWTWEQMTVKAPLCLVVEWPDMSGLSSLADKKELQKRQAAVAEQLDTLEEAFRQARAYKVAREAAGKAGVPFHATDLRWEAMLPVLAGEVPVWVGANSLAQIRAAVEWAERVGVRMVLVGGEEAPLAADLLKAHGIPVIVDPLMRLPSRRDAAYDWTLTVPEALRRAGVAFCIAGGYGDYGNERNLPYHAAMAAAYGLPREEALKAVTLYAAQIMGVDSLVGSLEPGKLADIIVTDGDPLEISTQVEKMYLDGRDIDLGSHHKSLYAKYREKYRQQSGGK; encoded by the coding sequence ATGATGCGCAGATGTCTATCCTCAGTCCTCGTTCTCTGCCTGGCCGCTTTCTCCGCAGCCGCGGCCTCGGAGCAGATTCCAGCCCCGCCGCAGGGCGCGCCAGTGGCCTTGGTGGGGGCAACCCTGCACCCGGTCTCGGGCCCCGCGATAGAGGGCGGGACAATCCTGTTCGACAAAGGAAAAATAGTGGCCCTGGGCCGCGAGGTGGCCCTGCCCGCGGATGCCGTGCGGATCGATGCAGCCGGCAAGCATGTCTGGCCGGCCCTGATCCAGGCGGTCTCGTACCTGGGTCTGGTCGAGACCGGCGCGGTCACCCCCACGGTGGATTCGCACGAGATCGGGCAGGTGAACCCGAATGTGCGGGCCGAGCGGGCGATCAACCCGGATTCCGAGCGTTTCCCGGTCACGCGGGCCAATGGTGTGGGTCTTGCCGCCACCCTGCCCGAGGGGGGGCTCCTGGCCGGGATGGGTGCGCTGATCCGTCTGGACGGCTGGACCTGGGAGCAGATGACGGTCAAGGCGCCGCTCTGCCTGGTGGTCGAGTGGCCGGACATGAGCGGCCTGTCCTCCCTGGCGGACAAGAAAGAACTGCAGAAACGCCAGGCCGCCGTGGCCGAGCAGCTTGACACTCTGGAGGAAGCGTTCCGTCAGGCCCGGGCCTACAAAGTGGCCCGCGAGGCCGCGGGCAAGGCGGGCGTGCCGTTCCACGCCACCGACCTGCGCTGGGAGGCCATGCTGCCCGTGCTCGCGGGCGAGGTGCCGGTCTGGGTGGGCGCCAACAGCCTGGCCCAGATCCGGGCCGCGGTGGAGTGGGCCGAGCGGGTGGGTGTGCGCATGGTGCTGGTGGGCGGCGAGGAGGCCCCGCTGGCCGCCGACCTGCTCAAGGCGCACGGCATCCCGGTGATAGTCGATCCCTTGATGCGCCTGCCCTCCCGCCGGGATGCCGCCTACGACTGGACCCTGACAGTGCCGGAAGCTCTGCGCCGGGCCGGGGTTGCTTTCTGCATCGCGGGCGGCTACGGCGACTACGGCAACGAGCGCAACCTGCCCTATCATGCGGCCATGGCCGCGGCCTACGGCCTGCCGCGCGAGGAGGCGCTCAAGGCGGTCACACTCTACGCCGCGCAGATCATGGGCGTGGACAGCCTGGTCGGCTCGCTGGAGCCGGGCAAGCTGGCGGATATAATCGTGACCGACGGTGACCCGCTGGAGATAAGCACGCAGGTGGAGAAGATGTACCTCGACGGGCGGGATATCGACCTGGGCAGCCACCACAAGAGCCTCTACGCCAAGTACCGCGAGAAATACAGGCAGCAAAGCGGCGGGAAATGA